In Bacillota bacterium, the genomic stretch CCTTGTGGGCGATGTCGCAAAGCTTGCGGATGAGGTCTTCCGCCGATTTCCAGTTGGTGTCGTTTTTGGCGTAGCCCCAGGTATCATTGATGGTCATACAGGTTTCCCACAGCCGCCCACCGGGCAGTGCGCCTGCCGGGATGGTTTGCTCCGGCGTGGAGAAGTCTTCGGGCAGGTGGTTGCGGTCATTAATGAGAATCTGCGGCTGCAGGCTGCGGATGAAGGCGTTCACTTCCGCCGAGCGCAGTTCCTGCGCGTTATGCTCCCATCCGCCGTCAAACCACAGCACGCCAATGGGTCCGTAGTTGGTCAGCAGCTCGCGCAGCTGCCCTTTCATGAAGTCGATGTAGCGGTTCAAATCGGCACCGGCGGCGGGACGTACATCACGTTCCCACGGACGGCGGGGCAGGTAATCGGGATGGTGCCAGTCCATGATAGAGTAGTAGAAGCAGAGTTTGATGCCCTGCCGCTTGCATTCCGCCGCCAGCTCCTTCATGGGGTCGCGCCCGAAGGGGGTCGCTTTGACGATATTGTAGTCGGTTAGCTTCGTGTCGAACATGCAGAAGCCATCATGGTGTTTGCTGGTAATCACGATGTACTTCATGCCGGCCTCTTTCGCCATACGCACCCACTCGCGGGCATTGAACTTCACCGGGTTGAACTGAGCAGCGAACTTCTCGTAATCGCGCACCTGCATCTGCTTGTTGCTCAGGTACCACTCGGCGATGGTTTTGCGCCCCTGCAGGTCGGTGGCGTCGGCGGGTACGGCATAAATGCCCCAGTGGATGAACATGCCGAACTTCGCCTCACGCCACCACTGCGTGCGTTTCAGGAAGGCTTCAGGTGTCTCGCCCTGTGGCTGAGCCATCAGCAGAGACGCCATGCAGAACACCAACGCTGTCTGGACAACCCCACGCATCATCATTGTTTACCTGCGTTGAATGATGTCTCTAAAATCCGACCGGAGAGTCACAACGATTGACCAGACTCTTCGGGGTACAGATGCTCGATTTGTGTCAGCAGGTCAGGAACGTCTCGGGTTGCAGTTTTCCAAATCTCCTCCCAGTCAATAACGTCGTAGCCGTGAATCAGGTGGTCCCGCATACCGGCAATCAGTTGCCATGGAACCTCGGGATGGAGTGAGCGAAACTCCCGCGAAAGTCGCTTGACTGCCTCTCCCATGACCAGCGGCTGATACAACACTGCGGATTGGGTCTTGATATCGCCCAGAAACTGCTCTTTGGTCAACCCCGCTACAAAGAGCTTCACCAATCGAGCAGAACTGATGATATCTATCAAAGTGGCTTCATCACGAAACATCGGATTCCTCGGAAGCAAGGAACACAACCCGCGCTGTTCTCAAGATTTCGCGACGGATTACCCAATTCGGGCTTCTCATCAGAGCACGTTTGGTAATGAGGTCGACCTTTCTCTGGAGCAGTCGTTCCAACTCACGCTCCATCTGCACGTGATCCAGTAAGCTCCAGTCCGCATCCTGTTGGAAGTCGACGAGAACGTCCACGTCGCTGTCGGTTGAGAAGTCTTGGCGCAACGCCGAGCCGAACACAGCGATTTCGCGAACCTTCCAGCGCCGGCAGAACTCTTCCAGCTCCCGTTTTGGCAGGGTGACGTGCATATTGTCCATCGTACTGGTTACATCCTCTGTCTTCAGTTTACCTCACCTCTCATGGCGTTCAGCCGGTGCAGTCCTTCACGTCCTTCTCGAACTGCTCGATGGCTTCCGCAGCGTCCAGCACGCCGATTTCCAGCGTGTAGGTGCGCTCCTCGCCCGGCTCCAGATACTGCAGGCGTCCGGCGGCTCGCTCTTCCACCCGTCCCTGTACCAGCGCGTTGCCCGGCTCCAAGCCGACCACGTACTCGCCCTGTCCCATCATCTTCCACTGCGTGAAGTAGGGCAGTTCATTGCGGTTGTAGCGCACGTATACGCCATAACCGCCCTCACAGGCGCGGTTCACAATCCCGCAGACCACCGAGCCGTCTGCCTTCGCGCCCATCTTGTGGAAGTAGACCTGCTCGTAGAAGCCGGGAGTGGGCGCAATCAGTCGGTTCCAAATGCCGATGTCCTTCGCGGCGATTTCGGTGCGCGGGGTTACCTCCTGACTGGGGAGCACCACTTCCGCGCCTTCGTCCACCACGGGCCAGCCCAGGTTGATATGATACAGAATCATGTGCGGAGTGCGTTTGTAACCGAGGTTCTTCACCACGTCATGAATGCGCAGCCATGTTGCGCCCAGCTGTGTTTCGATACGGCGGGTGAGCTGCAGGTTCTCCCCGAACACGATTGCCTCGCGCAGACAGCCCTGTGCAAACAGCACGTATTGCTCGCCGTGCCATTCTCCGCCCCATGCGAGGTGATAAGCTGGCGTGTAGGATGCCCTTCCATGTAAGCCCAGCTGCTGTCCGTCGTCCTCACTGGGAAAGCCCATCGTGCTGTAGCCGCAGGTGGTGACCAGTCCACCGTAGAAACCGCGCAGCCAGCCGAACTTCTCCGGCTCGTAGGTATACGGATGGGCATCGCCGGTAGCGGAACGCCATGCCAGCGGTTTGCCCTTGTAGTGCGCTGCCGAGATGTCCATCCCGCGGCTGGCAAGCACGCTGAAGGTCAGCCCACTGCCGGTCATAAAATCAAAGCCCAGTACGCCGTCTTCCACACCCTCTATCAGGCGTACCGGCTTCACCCGGGCGATTTGCGAGATGTCACCGACCTTTTGCAGCAGCTCTTGCACGGAGAACTCTTTGCCGAACAACCGAGGCATGGTACTTCCCCTCCTTCGCATCGTTTCGGCTCTTGCTTCGTGGGTGATGAGGTAATCTCCTGCTTTCAGCCTTCCCACTCGCCCTTCTTCACCACCGAGCCGAGGGCAAGACGCACAATCACCCTGGCAGTCTCCTCTTCGGCAAAGACCACATGGTCTACCCCGCACCGGCGCAGGTCGGCGATTTTGCCTTCGTCGTGGGTGCGTGCCAGAACGGTCAATTGGGGGTTAATCTCCTTCAGGCGACGTGCCGCCACCATTGCGCTACTGCTCTCTGGCATGGTCAGGATGGCGATAGAGGCGGTGTGTGGGTTCGCCAACTCCAGCACCTCGCGCGCCTCGGCGTCGCCGTAGATGGTGGGGATGTTCTGGTTGCGCGCTCGCAGGATGCTTTCAGGGTCCAGGTCAATCACCACTACGGGCACCTTTCGCCCCAGCAGCTGCTGAGCCACACGACTACCCACCCTGCCGAATCCGCATAGGATCACATGGTCCCGCATCACGCTACGCTGTACCTGTATCTCCTCGCGCAGCTCCCGAAAACGCTCTCCGCGCACGAAGCGCGCCGCCATGCGCGAAATCACCGGCGACAATGCGAAAAGCATCGGGGATAGAAGCAACGAGATGACCGATGCGGCGAGGATGGTGTTGTACTCGCTGAGGGTGTACCAGTTCTTCGTACGAGCCATTTCTGCAATCACAAACGAGAACTCCCCAATCTGCGCCAGCGATAACCCCACCGTTACCGCAATGCGTATGGGAAAACCGATGGTGCGGATGAGCCAGACAATAATCAGCGCCTTGCCCAACACAATGAGCACCAGTAGGAGCAGCACCTCCATCCACTGGGACGTCAACGCGGCGGGGTCCATGAGCATGCCCAGCGAGACGAAAAAGAAGATAGCGAACACGTCGCGGATGGGAACCACTTCTGCCACGATCTGACGACTGTACTCGGACTCGCTGATGATTAGTCCCGTGAGAAACGCACCCAGCGCCATCGAGAAGCCCAGTGCGTGCGTGCCAAGCGCCGTCGCGAAGCAGAGACTTACCGCCAGCAGCAGGAACAGCTCGCGGGAGTTCCACTGAACCGCGTGGCGCAGCAGAACAGGAATGAATCGTGTTGCCAGCAGGAAGGCAGCGACCAGCACCAGCACCGAGCGCAGCAACGTACCCCCAAGCAAGGAAATCCGTTCGGGGGTAAAGTCCGCCAGCACTGGCAGCATCCCTACCAGCACGATGAGCGCAA encodes the following:
- a CDS encoding alpha-L-fucosidase encodes the protein MMMRGVVQTALVFCMASLLMAQPQGETPEAFLKRTQWWREAKFGMFIHWGIYAVPADATDLQGRKTIAEWYLSNKQMQVRDYEKFAAQFNPVKFNAREWVRMAKEAGMKYIVITSKHHDGFCMFDTKLTDYNIVKATPFGRDPMKELAAECKRQGIKLCFYYSIMDWHHPDYLPRRPWERDVRPAAGADLNRYIDFMKGQLRELLTNYGPIGVLWFDGGWEHNAQELRSAEVNAFIRSLQPQILINDRNHLPEDFSTPEQTIPAGALPGGRLWETCMTINDTWGYAKNDTNWKSAEDLIRKLCDIAHKGGNFLLNVGPTAEGTFPEPIVERLQRIGQWMKVNDKSIYGTTQSPFRKLSFDGRCTAKGNTLYLHVFTWPDGDLRVEGLETKVLSARALLGNEPLKVRTEHVQNGNGYTVVYISRPKRIDPAATVVELKLAGKPVVAQVASVIQPDARGVLLCHARDAEVHGQSARYEQGDGKDNIGFWTNASDYVTWTISVPARGRYKVTVTYACPPENAGSRFHIGIEGRQRLEGVVEATGSWTAFRDFPLGELTLPAGRQVLSVRVTEMPRGAVMNLQKVVLEPLQ
- a CDS encoding DUF86 domain-containing protein, coding for MFRDEATLIDIISSARLVKLFVAGLTKEQFLGDIKTQSAVLYQPLVMGEAVKRLSREFRSLHPEVPWQLIAGMRDHLIHGYDVIDWEEIWKTATRDVPDLLTQIEHLYPEESGQSL
- a CDS encoding nucleotidyltransferase domain-containing protein, which codes for MDNMHVTLPKRELEEFCRRWKVREIAVFGSALRQDFSTDSDVDVLVDFQQDADWSLLDHVQMERELERLLQRKVDLITKRALMRSPNWVIRREILRTARVVFLASEESDVS
- a CDS encoding aldose 1-epimerase family protein gives rise to the protein MPRLFGKEFSVQELLQKVGDISQIARVKPVRLIEGVEDGVLGFDFMTGSGLTFSVLASRGMDISAAHYKGKPLAWRSATGDAHPYTYEPEKFGWLRGFYGGLVTTCGYSTMGFPSEDDGQQLGLHGRASYTPAYHLAWGGEWHGEQYVLFAQGCLREAIVFGENLQLTRRIETQLGATWLRIHDVVKNLGYKRTPHMILYHINLGWPVVDEGAEVVLPSQEVTPRTEIAAKDIGIWNRLIAPTPGFYEQVYFHKMGAKADGSVVCGIVNRACEGGYGVYVRYNRNELPYFTQWKMMGQGEYVVGLEPGNALVQGRVEERAAGRLQYLEPGEERTYTLEIGVLDAAEAIEQFEKDVKDCTG
- a CDS encoding cation:proton antiporter gives rise to the protein MISLGHPLFMAIIATIVAALIGGAAAHRLRVPVIIGYISAGVLLGVLNPVLHMDSAAVHTVSELGVALMMFVVGMELSLRDLLRSGGRLAVAGGIQIALSILLGYLLMTLLGWEWFPALVAGCVVAMSSTVVMIRLYERQGDIGSTASVLAMGIAITQDLALIVLVGMLPVLADFTPERISLLGGTLLRSVLVLVAAFLLATRFIPVLLRHAVQWNSRELFLLLAVSLCFATALGTHALGFSMALGAFLTGLIISESEYSRQIVAEVVPIRDVFAIFFFVSLGMLMDPAALTSQWMEVLLLLVLIVLGKALIIVWLIRTIGFPIRIAVTVGLSLAQIGEFSFVIAEMARTKNWYTLSEYNTILAASVISLLLSPMLFALSPVISRMAARFVRGERFRELREEIQVQRSVMRDHVILCGFGRVGSRVAQQLLGRKVPVVVIDLDPESILRARNQNIPTIYGDAEAREVLELANPHTASIAILTMPESSSAMVAARRLKEINPQLTVLARTHDEGKIADLRRCGVDHVVFAEEETARVIVRLALGSVVKKGEWEG